The window ATTTTGAGCGCGGGCAGGAATAGATGAAGTGTTGCTTGAAGCTGCTCTTCTATCTGCTAGTATCTGCATGAACACTAGAAAGTCTGAGGTAGATAATAGAGACTGGAAACAGTAGAAAGTAGACcatattcttcttttttcacGCCAGTAAAAGGATCATGTTTTGTAGACTAAATCCAGTTTTTAAAAAGTTGATAGCGTCTTAAAAGATATAACacaaacatcaaaaaaaaaaacaagccgACATGAGAAACGAGACCAACTAGGTTGTCCAGAGCGGATAATACTAAAATCACAGCAAGATGTAGAAGATATAACTCCACCAAAGGAGAAAAAAGACCAACTAGACTGTCCAGAGCAcataatagtaaaataaaatcaatacGTAGATGTGACTCCATGAGCATAATAATATGGACACCATGGCCTAATGTGTAACTTTCAGAGTTTCGAGAAAAAGTGATGTCAAACCTCAAGTCCGAGACAAACAGGAAGCTGGGTCTTGGCTTGCTGCTTCATGGCAGTAGATGAGTCTTTATCAGTCATGTAAACAGAATAACCCAAACATCCATAGTAAAAATCAGCCAAGGTACGCCCTTCTTTAGAAGCTTCAGCTTCAGATTGCCCAACAACGTAATCAGGAactgcaaaaaaataaaaaaaaataaaatctataattACTGTATGCATACAGAGATTCACGATTCTGCTTATGGATTATAGATTCTACAATCAGAATAATCTCTCAACCTAATCAATTTGATTGGGGAACCCTAGAATATAGCAGAAGCAGCGATTGATTTGCGAAAGAGGGGAAATTGACCTTGACGGAGAGTACGAGGGATGCCGACGCAGCGAGGGTTCTTATCCTTGGATTTGAGAGTGGATGAGTAGTAAAGGTATCCTTTGCACGATCTTCCTTTCGCAAGAGATCCTCCCCCTCTCTGTTCCGATTTCTCTTCCATCACCGTGCTATTCACTTCTCCGCTGGAGCCTTCGCTCATCGTTAACCTCTCTTCCTTCCTTCTTGATCGCTTTCGAAgttttctcctctctctctctctctctctctctatgtttAGCTCATCTTCTAGCTCATTCGTCCGATCTGTTTTCTCCGGAAACTCTTACGGCGGTGCCCTTCTGCTAGCAAATAAACTTAATGGGCCTAGGCCCATTAAGATAACAATTTCACGAAAAAAGCCTAAACCATCAAACGACTGTGTTTGGGTGAAGGTTTATGTAAAGGTAaagcatttaataaaaaaaggaaggaaACTATTTTTGGAAACATTGCTTCACCTAGTTCGCATTAACCTGTTCACACTATATGCGCTACATGTGGCTAGCTTACATCGATTTCGGAATGAGCACGATGAGATGTCACTTGTAAAAAATTTCTCGGACTAACTCTAcaaatttattataatgttaTTTCCTAAATAAACCTCTACAAAATAGCTTtcctaatatattatttttcgtttttttaatataaaactcgaATACATGATTcgattataaaaaatatatacatacaaagACAATTTGCAAGGAAGTAATTGACATGTTTTCTCCTTCGTAAACTTCTCATTCACCGCATACAAAGGACTCACctataactaaatattcacTCACCGTAAGTaaagattttaattttcttagaagttggattttttttttcaattctttCTTTCACCATCGACCAAATTATAATGAAAttatttgtcttaataattttcttttctttttcttcaactattatctagatttgatttcattttgcatgtgtttaaaaattataatatggaACGATTGGTTCGGCATCAAAACTGTCTGAAATTCATATAAcgtaaaatcaaataaataataataatttttggttttatcaccaagaaaatgaaaaccCTCAAGCATTTTAACGAAACAAACCAAATTAAATATGAATTTAggatggtagttatattttaggagattaaaaaaaacaacaacttaGAACTgaaccgatatccagattaaacagccTTAAtgtcttcttatcttaaaaataacgaaattaATAATCTCATTCTGCGCAAAGCGCGAGTTATTACCTAGTCAGAAGAAAGTTACATCCCTT of the Brassica rapa cultivar Chiifu-401-42 chromosome A03, CAAS_Brap_v3.01, whole genome shotgun sequence genome contains:
- the LOC103860691 gene encoding uncharacterized protein LOC103860691; the protein is MSEGSSGEVNSTVMEEKSEQRGGGSLAKGRSCKGYLYYSSTLKSKDKNPRCVGIPRTLRQVPDYVVGQSEAEASKEGRTLADFYYGCLGYSVYMTDKDSSTAMKQQAKTQLPVCLGLEILADRRAASSNTSSIPARAQNRNDSRELPQHQNHRPASTPIPKPTPATATNTENGFVSRFTRNANLVAAGVMKNLKRVGNYVKEHLDDSLDDHRKRPK